A window of the Spirochaetota bacterium genome harbors these coding sequences:
- a CDS encoding elongation factor G, with protein MLKEYKADQIRNVAIVGHGGTGKSTLFDAMLLAGGKIDKIGNPNQGTLTSDYDDDEKKKMMSIRSALGFVEHDGVKINFIDTPGTADFIGEARAAVQVAETVILVVDSVDGVQIETEKAWRYLSENNIPRIIFVNKMDKERASFDKVMENLKTGLKANIAPLCIPSGEADKLAGVIDLYQMKLQTPKGGGKDVAIADVPADAKAKAEAERNKLVEVAAEGDDALIEKFLEGEALTDDEIKKGLQAQLANAKLFPVVCGSSQSAIGVKNLLSVIKEFAPAPMMGKEYTGHDADDASKEIKVQSGDGGALAAVVWKTYIDQYAGRFNYLKVISGSMLPDVEVYNASKKHRERISKVYTMIGSKQEDMPKINAGDIGVVVKLDKTATCDTLCDSKKPVVLHIIKLPNPVFSYAIEVVNKAEVDKVGQFFTKVTEENPTLTYTYSAETAESVLSGMGEIQLGIVLNALKEKNKIEVRTREPRVPYRETITKKAESNYRHKKQSGGHGQFGEVYIRMSPKPRGSGFEFKETIFGGSIPKQYIPGVEKGIVEALDEGVLGKFPVVDVEVELYDGKYHDVDSSELSFKIASRTAFKLGMEKAGPQLLEPVMDVHIFVDKQFMGDILSDVTSRRGKVQGMESADETGGSVSVIRAQIPLAEMLRYTIDLRGMTSGKATFEMKFSHYDPISGREADNVIAARKKLLEEEANK; from the coding sequence ATGCTTAAGGAATACAAAGCTGATCAAATACGGAATGTCGCCATCGTAGGCCACGGAGGAACCGGTAAATCCACTCTCTTTGACGCAATGCTTCTGGCGGGGGGGAAAATCGACAAGATCGGAAACCCCAACCAGGGCACCCTCACATCCGATTATGACGATGATGAAAAGAAAAAAATGATGTCCATACGGAGCGCCCTCGGGTTCGTCGAGCATGACGGGGTCAAGATAAACTTCATAGATACGCCGGGAACGGCGGATTTCATCGGCGAGGCGCGGGCGGCGGTTCAGGTCGCCGAAACGGTAATCCTGGTGGTCGATTCGGTTGACGGCGTCCAGATCGAGACTGAAAAGGCATGGCGGTACCTGTCCGAGAACAATATCCCGCGGATCATCTTCGTGAACAAGATGGACAAGGAGCGGGCCAGCTTCGACAAGGTCATGGAAAACCTCAAGACCGGCCTGAAGGCGAACATTGCGCCGCTGTGCATCCCCAGCGGGGAAGCCGACAAGCTCGCCGGCGTCATCGACCTGTACCAGATGAAGCTCCAGACGCCGAAGGGCGGCGGCAAGGACGTTGCAATCGCGGACGTGCCGGCCGACGCGAAGGCGAAGGCCGAGGCGGAGCGGAACAAGCTGGTCGAGGTGGCGGCCGAAGGCGACGACGCCCTGATAGAGAAATTCCTGGAGGGGGAGGCCCTCACCGACGACGAGATCAAGAAGGGGCTCCAGGCCCAGCTGGCCAACGCGAAGCTCTTCCCGGTGGTTTGCGGCTCATCACAGTCGGCAATCGGCGTGAAGAACCTCCTCAGCGTGATAAAAGAATTCGCGCCGGCGCCGATGATGGGCAAGGAGTATACAGGCCATGACGCCGATGACGCCTCAAAGGAAATAAAAGTGCAATCCGGCGACGGCGGCGCCCTGGCGGCCGTTGTCTGGAAGACCTACATTGACCAGTACGCGGGCCGGTTCAACTACCTGAAGGTCATATCCGGCAGCATGCTGCCCGATGTCGAGGTATACAACGCGAGCAAGAAACACCGTGAGCGGATATCCAAGGTCTACACCATGATTGGGAGCAAGCAGGAAGATATGCCCAAGATCAACGCCGGCGACATCGGCGTGGTGGTGAAACTCGACAAGACGGCCACCTGTGATACGCTCTGCGACTCGAAGAAGCCGGTGGTGCTTCACATCATCAAGCTCCCGAACCCGGTATTCTCCTATGCCATCGAGGTCGTGAACAAGGCCGAGGTCGACAAGGTGGGACAGTTCTTCACCAAGGTCACGGAGGAAAATCCGACCCTGACATATACCTACAGCGCCGAAACGGCAGAGTCGGTCCTTTCCGGCATGGGCGAGATCCAGCTGGGGATCGTGCTCAATGCTCTCAAAGAAAAGAATAAGATTGAAGTGAGGACCAGGGAGCCCCGCGTTCCCTACCGCGAGACCATAACCAAGAAGGCCGAATCCAATTACCGCCACAAGAAGCAGTCCGGCGGCCACGGCCAGTTCGGCGAGGTATATATCCGCATGTCACCGAAGCCCCGCGGCTCCGGGTTCGAATTCAAGGAAACCATCTTCGGCGGATCCATACCGAAACAGTATATTCCCGGCGTCGAAAAGGGCATCGTCGAGGCCCTCGATGAAGGCGTTCTCGGCAAGTTCCCGGTCGTCGACGTCGAGGTGGAGCTCTACGACGGAAAGTACCACGATGTGGACTCCTCCGAGCTTTCCTTCAAGATCGCCTCGCGCACGGCCTTCAAGCTGGGGATGGAGAAGGCGGGCCCGCAGCTCCTGGAGCCGGTCATGGATGTCCATATCTTCGTGGATAAGCAGTTCATGGGCGACATCCTGAGCGACGTCACCAGCCGCCGCGGGAAGGTCCAGGGCATGGAGAGCGCCGACGAGACCGGCGGAAGCGTGTCGGTGATCCGGGCGCAGATCCCCCTGGCCGAGATGCTCCGCTATACCATCGACCTGCGCGGCATGACCAGCGGCAAGGCCACTTTCGAAATGAAGTTCTCCCACTACGATCCCATTTCCGGACGCGAGGCGGACAACGTCATCGCTGCGCGGAAAAAGCTCCTTGAAGAAGAAGCCAATAAGTAG